The DNA region ctttaagcatcagttgtcagagcagcttaccgatcactgcacctgtacacagccccacccaactacctcatccccatattgttatttattttgctcatttgcaccccagtatctctatttgcacatcatcttctgcacatgtatcactccagtgttaatactaaattgtaactattttgcactatggcctatttcttgccttacctccataacttactacatttgcacacactgtatatagattctCTATTGTGTTAtggactgtacgttttgtttatcccatatgtaactctgtgttgttgttgtttttatcgcactgctttgctatatcttggccaggtcgcagttgtaaatgagaacttgttctcaactggcttacctggttaaataaaggtgaaataaataaaataaaaataaaagaatcctaacctgctacacattttagctaagcctaaccctaacccttttcctaaccttaacatcattttcctaacctgctacattaattatcctaacctgctatgttaattatcTTAACCTGCAATGTAAACATTAAGCTGACCCATGGTCACCTGGCTATGGCCGGTCTAACCAATAATGGAGCGCTGATGTTACACCCATCGCTGTTGATCCACCCGCTGATGTTACACCCATCGCTGTTGATCCACCCGCTGATGTTACACACATCACTGTTGATCCACCCACTGATGTTACACCCATCACTGTTGATCCACCCACTGATGTTACACCCATCGCTGTTGATCCACTTACTGATGTTACACCCATCGCTGTTGATCCACTAACTTATTTTGCAAAGCCCATTTTCAGACACATTCCAAGTATGCAGTTACCCATAGTTGGAGCCTCCCCTTGAGAAACCAAATTGAATCTGTCTAACAGGAGCTCaaacagatacagtgcattcggaaagtattcagaccccttgactttttccacattttgttacattacagccttattctaacatggattaaaatattttttttctaagaacccaatggtctctctgacagagctccagagttcctctgtggagatgggataaccttccagaaggacaactatctctgcagaactccaccaatcaggcctttatggtagagtggccagatggaagccactcctaagtaaaaggcacgacagcccgcttggagtttgccaaaaggcacctaaaggacaagattgtctggtctgatgaaaccaagattgaactctttggcctgaatgccaagcatcacgtctggaggaaacgtggcaccatccctacggtgaagcatggtggtggcagtatcatgctgtggggatgtttttcagcagcagggactgggagactagtcaggattgagggtaagatgaacggatcaaagtacagagagatccttgatgaaaacctgctccagagcgctcaggacctcagactggggtgaaggttcatcttccaacaggacaacgacactaagcccacagccaagacaacgcaggagtggcttcgggacaagtctctgaatttccttgagtggcccagccagagcccagacttgagcctgatctaacatctctggagagacctgaagatagctgtgcggcgacgctccccatccaacgtgacagagcttgagaggatctgcagagaagaatacaggtgtgccaaatacaggtgtgccaagcttgtagcgtcatacccaagaagactctaggctgtaatcgttgccaaagatgcttcaacaaagtactaagtaaagggtctgaatacttatgtaaatgtgatattgtcAGGGGGGGAGTTTATTATAaacttgcaaacatttctaaaaacttgtttttgctttgtcattatggggtgttgtgtttagattgatgagggggaaacaaataatttttagaataagactaaaataacaaaatgtggaaaaagacaagggatctgaatactttccaattgCACTGTACATAAGCACTTGCCCCTCCCAGGACCATACAATTAGCCAATTGGCAATTACAACCAATAAActggttctacaatgtaaaagacCATTTCCACATCTGTTGTTACATTGGTACATTCCTCTTAATCAGACTTAATGATTATTAAGGATATTTCATTACCATTCATACATGGAACAATAATGTTATCTTATTCAACGTACTGACGCATATTTCTATGCGCACTGAGGTGCGAGCGCTCCTATTACGCACAACCAGAATGACAGAGACATAGGACACAGACACATGGAACTTCGACATAACCCGGGAAATATGAACAAAGGAAACCATACATTGAATTAAATAAACATAACTTCTACCTCTTGAGTCTTGCGAACGTTCATGTGCGCACGCCCACTCAGAGGGTAAGAAATGGTAAATTAAAATATATTGTATCAATCATGAAACAGAAATATCTAAGTGTTGTAATACATGAAACGCTAGCAATTGTTGTAGGATTAGCTGGAATATAGATTTACCACACACAGAattttattttctatcaagtcctgtgactcgagtccacaacTCTGGGCAATAGTATACACACaacagtgtcatctgcatacaggtgtttgtaaaaaaaaattgcaGATAGATCAACATTATTTTTATAGacagtaaaaagtacaggaccTAAAGCCGATCCTTGTGGGACACCTTTCGTAATATCAAGGAAACCTGACTTAACACCATCagaaaaaacatattgtatcCTGAACCAATTACATGACTCCTGATCCATATCGATTACAGACAATCATTGAATCAATAAAGAGTGGTCAACACTATCGAAAGCTTTCAATAATTAAATAAAGAGGGCAGCACAGTGCTTCCTCCTATCCATACCCTTTACCGCATCATTTAACACCAAGGTTGCAGCAGAGATGGTGCTATAACCTGGCCTGAAACCAGACCAGTGAACACTTAGAATACATCTTATAGCTAGGAAGGATCTAagctgtaagggttggtgtgaggtgtgacccaggtgcggtgcaggttagacagtaggcagtaggcagagatggtgaaacaaggaactttactgatggcccgaagccaggatacaaaataacagacttttcacgaaaaagaaaggcggagcaaataagactccaaaaaacaggcagacagacaaaaatacgaaatactaactaactatgactgaaataataaataaacaaggagaacacttctcaagtacctgtccatacgtcccgcgatcagacactgattagtactgcttggcatagtgaaactagcagagaaaactgagcaagggaacacagggaagtgagggcataaatacacaggtgaatcagatagacacaggtcacaccaataggaagatgattagtcccgactgtgagtgaggcgGTGCCTCCTAAGGTTGtaggaggatgacacctagtgggttgctccggaactgtgaccccctcctgtaacactaaGCTGACAGTTTATTAAtggttatttaattttttttatctaGGCAAGACAATTTCGAGATAGGCTGATAATTATTTAGGTCGGAGTGGTCACCACCTTTGTGGAGAGGGAGCACATAGGCCACCTTCCAAACCCTGGGGATAGCACCCAAGATAATCATCTGATAAAAAATAGATGTCAATGACTCCACAATCATGGGAGCAGAAAGATGCAGCAAGAAAGGATCAAGTAAATCAGCCCCAGTGGATTTTGTTTTACATCAATATTAATCAAGGCGTCTAGCACATCACAAGTAGAAATGTCACATGAAAAAAAAGATTCACTAGAAGTAGACTGATCTTCCATCGAGCCAACTGGAGGCTGGGAGAGGGAAGAGCAGTTGAATTACTGACCAGGATCAATTAAACCACCATTTATTTCAAATAAAAAGCCTGCAGagataaaatgctaattaaaatCATCACTTATCGAATTTTTCTCAGTAATGATGCCAGTGTCTGACAcaacttgcttaggcagggaaggagaggaaggagttcATTGTAAATGGTATCTGTCTGtggctctctccctcttcctctctacagGGCCCCTCAGGTATCCCCGGCCCCCCAGGCCCCAGAGGAGTAGATGGGGCCTCTGGACTGACAGGGTCTCAGGGACCCGCTGGAGCTAAGGGCCCTGAAGGCCTCCAAGGACAGAAGGTATTCACTTGCTTTGGTTGTTGATGCTATCTAGTTGTGTTGTAAATTAAACATGGTTCAACGTGGTTGTTGTCGTTGTCAGGGGGAGCGGGGGCCTCTTGGTCCTGCCATGATAGGTCCACGCGGTATCCCAGGTATACCAGGAGACAGAGGCGAGCAGGTGAGTTTCTCCTCTCTACTGTGCAGTATGTCTGCTTATACAGTATCTAACTGCAACTGTCCCTCAATAACTCCCTCAAACTGGCCACAGCACAGACACAGCAGTGACACTGGGGACCTTTTTCTAAACATTGTGCACTATATGGAAAGTTTGGAGACTTGGAAGGTTTTGTAAAGACATAATACATTTAATCCCTGAAAACACAGCTGTTGTTCCTTTCCAGTTTATATTTCTGGTCCTTCGAGGTGGATATGTACCCAGTGCTTAGTACATCTGACCTTGGGATCATAGAGCTATTAGTTTGTTCAAGTGCTCCGAGAACAGTTTCTTtgtcagctgtgtgctgtgtGTTCTAATACCTGTCTCtgctgcagggggagttgggtcCAGATGGAGCcaagggagacagaggagagccaGGCTTGACGGTCAGTGCTTCACCTGGGCCTCGGCCAAATCTGCTGACTCTACCACCAACCtgcctacacagacacacacacatatgcacacaaatacacaaacacacacattataagGCTGTCACGTCTCTCGGTCTCttactctcctcctcttcccctctggcTCTTTGTGCAGGAGGATGAGATTCGGATATACGTCCGCACAGAAATGAGCCAACACTGTGGTAAGTCTTAAAGTCGCCTGCCAAAACCCCAAAGTCCCAATCCAACATGCTGGTGTCCTCAGTTAAACTTCAGTTCCTCATCATCAAGTGAAACAAGTAATGGTGCTAACACATCTCTATTGAACATAATGCTCCACAGAGTGTGATTCAGATCCTCTGTCCATTTAGTTATTCTCAGTGCTATTGACTTTCCCTGTAATGAAAGAGAGAGTAAcattctcttttcctctcctcccctttctctttGTCTTTCAGCTTGTGGAGGTGAGTGGGGATCAGTCTGACTCGTGGACCAGGTGGGATAAGGGCAGTAGCTAGCTTTGGCATTAACGTTTCCATTAGATGTATTATTAGTTGTATGTAGTCAATGTGTTTTTGGTTCTGACGTGTCTGTACTATGTAGTCTTGGTTCTGTTGTTATGTGGTGTGGTCCATGTAGGTGGATATCTGTTCTAATCAATGCTTGAAGTGTGCCAGTGCTGACCTGCTCAGAATATTGGCTCTAAAATATGATGAGTACTGGCAACTAAATATAAatagtaccggcacccaaaatgagtactggtATCTATTTCAGTCCACTTCAACCACTGGTTCTACTGTATGTTCTCATGGGTGTATATGTTATGTTTTGGTGGTGTCTGGTGGCTATGTTTATGTGTGTTACTGACCAGCGTGGATGTCCTGTTATTGTTTTTATGTTCCTGGCCCCTCTTCCTTTCCCCCCTGTCCCCCATCCCGGCCGGCTCTCAGGTGTTGTTGTGACAGAAATCCTGCCCCGCCCCAGGGCGCGCCCTGCTCCAGAGCAACAGCTGGCCCGGCAGGGCGAGGAGGGCAAGGATGGTGAGTGTGTCCGTCCATCTGTCCAACTGTCCTTCTGTCCCTCATCTCTACCCCATcagtctctatgtctgtctgtctgtctgtccgtcagtGTGTCTTAACAAACAGCCCAGGGGGATGCTGTGTCTGGTTCTAAACAATGGGCCCTGTTTTCTCATCAGTAATCTCTGAACTGAGTGGACTGAGCCCCTGGTGAAAGTCCAGTGTTGCGCTGTAGGAGTTGGGTGGTGTCTCCCCTCTGGCCGTGGGGTGGTCAGTGAGGGGtcggggttaggggttagggttgtgatCGGTGTGGCGCCCCCTGCCCTGTGCTGTGTTGCAGGGCGTGAGCTGCGTGTGGTGGTGAACACCAATGACCCCGACTATGAAGACATCTACTCTATAGAGAGTTATGATGATCCCATGGCTATGGAGCAGAGCATCCACCTTAGCCCCGCTGCGAATCAGAACGATGGTAGGTCTCACGCACACacccttaaagggatagtttgggattttggcaataaacttccccagagtcagataaacttgtggataccatttttatgtctctgcatccagtatgtagaaagttagaggtagttttgtgagccaatgctaattagcattagcgcaatgaatGGAAGTCTACAgctcccatagacttccagtcattatgCTTACGCTAGTTAGCAATTTAAAAATGGCATCcgtgagttcatctgactctgaggaagtagataaagggtttcagtgccaaaatcccaaactatACATTTAACCCTCAATCTAActttagtctcccgagtggcgcagtggtctaaggcactgcatcgcagtgctagctgtgccactagagatcctggttcgaatccaggcgtagccggccgcgaccgggagacccatggggcggcgcacaattggcccagggtaggggagggaatggaatcgaaccaggatttgaaccagctcagttggtagagcatggctctggataagagcgtctgctaaattactataaAAAAATCACACACTGAGCACAGTCTAACACACAAACCAACCCTGAATCCCCTTCACACACTACCATCAACATGCAGCTTCCTGGGTGTCTCTGTTGTGTACAGTGGTCTGTTCTTAACTTGAGATACATGGGTATATATAGCAGTCTTGCAAATCTCTAATTTCCAACAATATGGGATTTACGTGAAACGTTAAATTATGTGCATGTTTCTCAAATTAGGATTGTATTTGTGCGTTTTATTGTGTTGTTGATGCAAAGTGTGTCTGTTTTGTGTTGTTAGTGTGCTTATTACAGGGTGTCTGTTGATGGATGTTGATGTTTGTTGTATGATTGTGTGTCGACAGGTGAGACTGTCACTGTTGACCCTCTGAAAGCAAAAAGGCCCAGGAGAGAGGTCAAAGGGGAAGGTAAACCCcgcccacctcctcctcttcactaCTGGGGCGTTTCAAGGGTTAACTCCGCCTCCACATCTCTGCATGCCACGGGCCTCTCTAGCATGATGGTTATTGATGTTAATCTCTGaagcacatatacacacactcacagaaaaaAATTAACCAGTTGAGAAATCGTTTTTATTTTCTTTGATTGCTGTCGATAACTAATCAAAACACCCAAGCATATCTGAATTTGGGCACATTGAATTGTTTTTGTTTGGCAAATTGACAAAAGTTACTAATAATAATATACATAGAATTATACTGAAAACATTTTGTTTTATAAAACTTGAATGGATTTGACCTTACAAGCCATCTTCAGCTTTTATCCCAGATATAGAATTTAGATTTTCTATCTCTTAAAGACTGTTAATTGTATGGTCACTTATTTCATGTTCATCACATAATGTTAAGCTACTGTTAATACTAACATCACATTCAACTAACATTCACCTAGCTTACTGTACCTTTTGGAGCTTGTACCACTCACTGTGGCTAAGCCTCTGTTCTGATTTCAGCTTTTTGGccactcgctcgctctctctctctttctcactgtgATTTTcctcaccgtgtgtgtgtgtgatgtattcCAGCTCCAGTGGACCTTTGCGTGTTGCCCCTGGAGGAGGGCAGCTGTGGGAGGTTTACTTTGCGCTGGTACTTTAACAGCCAGGTGCAAGCCTGTAGACCCTTCATCTACAGCGGCTGTGAGGGCAACGCCAACCGCTTCCTCCATCAGGAGACCTGTGAGGAGCGCTGCTTCCCCGAggacacaggtacacacacacacacacacacacacacacacacacacacacacacagacagaactgtTCAAACACGCAAGCACACATAGTAGCttactgtgcacacacacacatatcaatcaatcaaatgtatttataaaaccctttttacatcagcagttgtcacaaagtgctatacagaaacccagcctaaaaccccaaagagcaagcaatgcagatatagaagcatggtggctaggaaaaacttccTTTctaggcaggaacctaggaataaacctagagaggaaccaggctctgagggggcacgaaaccggacaggaagatcatgccagtgactcaacccactcaagtcgacTATAGCGAAAAAAGCCTGGCAAGatgtgatgcacccctcctagggacggcatgggagagcgcgagcaagccagtgactcagtccCCGTAATAGGGCCAGGCAAAGACAGCAAGGGTGTTTCGTCaatccagtgccttgccgttcaccttcacacccctgggccagactacactcaattataggacctactgaagagattagTCTTCAGTAAGGACTTAAAGgctgagaccgagtctgcgtctatCACATGGCTCGGCAGATCATTCCATAAAAATtaagctctataggagaaagtcctgcctccagctgtttgcttagaaattctaggaacaATAAGGAAGCGTGCGTCTTGCGACCGTAGCatatgtgtaggtatgtacggcaggaccaaatcggagagataggtaggagcaatccatgtaatgcttttgttggttagcagtaaaaccttgaaatccaccctagccttaacaggaagccagtctATCACTGCCTAGCACTGGAGTAATGTGATCACATTTTATttttctagtcaagattctagcaacTGTATTTAGCACTAGCTAAAATGTATTTAGTGCCTTATTCGGGTAGCCGGGGAGTAGAGTATTGCAGTAGTCTGGGGAGACACCTTGTGTTGGATGTTATTACATAGATTTGATTACATGTTATTACAGGTTTAATCaagttgtgtttgtgtttgtgtgtgtgtgtgcatgtgtgggggtgtgtgggtGTTGGTTGAGACCCACAATAGGAGGCTTAAGACCTGGACATACATCATGCTGAATACACACATTCATGCTGCACATACACGCACATACAAATATATCTCCAAAACGGATTGTGTTTTGTTGCAGATGCTGTTCCTTTGAAAAAGGGGCGATGATGAAGCGCATGTCATGAccacctcctctccaccctaAAGAATGGCAACACAATATTTAAAGCTATAAACATTGGCAGGGTTTTGAATATACAGCATATAGCATTGATGGATCTTGGCTCATGGCCACAGGTCACGTTGATAATTTGattatttatttcaagtacatTTATATTACGTTAACTCTGCAGCCAAACTTTTAAATCCCCCTCAGAATTACATCAAGCGATTACAGCAGCACCGTATTACAGGAAGAAAATGTTGTCCAAACATTGATGCAACCATACCACAGAATGCAGAATCTGTCTTTGGTGTACAGGTAATGAGTTCGAAATCTGTCTACTAAATAGCTGTTCTGTATATATAAAGAGGTGTGCACAATAGATGTTATCATATTTGTCCAATGTGATGTACATATAAATGTATATTTTTATTACCTGGAAAATAGTGTTTTGTGTGTCCTAATGATTCATGTTAAACTCTGCATGTTTTAAACTGACAGAGAAAAGGTGCTATTTTAAAAGGTATTTTTGTATTGCacatttcatttgttgttttcaaaGAAAAATGGAAGTTTGTATTTTCACCAAGTTTGATGTTCAAATTGCAAAAAGCACACTCATGCTGCCTTGGAAACATTACTCATTGTTTTATGAAATATATGAATAAACCAGAACATTTGAATAATAGTATTTctacaatgtttaaaaaaaaatgaaaaatacttTTAGTAGTGTTAGTTTGGATAGGGCTTGGGTCAGCACACTGGGATATATGATAATGTACGGCTAGCTTagaagtatatacagtgcattcggaaagtattcagaccgctgtactttttccacattttgttacattacagccttattctaaaatttattaaattgtttttacagacaataccccataatgacaaagcaacagcaggtttttagaaatgttagcacatttataaaataaactgaactattacatttacattagtattcagaccctttactcagtgctttgttgaagcaccttggcagcgattacagcctcgagtcttcttgggtatgacgttacaagcttggcacacctgtatttggggagttccttccaatcttctctgcagatcccctcaagctctgtcaggttggaggggagtgtcgctgcacagctatttttaggtatctccagagatgtttgatcgggttcaagtccgggctctggctgggccactcaaggacattcagagacttgtgtggttaaggttgttgtcctgttgtaaggtgaatcttcaacccagtctgaggtcctgagcggtctggagcaggttttcaacaaggatctctctgtattttgcttcgttcatccccacaggatgatgctgcaaccaccatgcttcaccgtagggatggtgcctggtttcctccagacgtgacgcttggcattcaggccaaagagttcaatcttggtttcatcagaccagacaatcttgtttcatagtcagagtcctttaggtgccttttggcaaactccaagcaggctgtcatgtgctttttactgaagagtggcttccgtctggccactctaccataaaggcctgactggtggagagctgcagagatggttgtccttctggaaagttctcccatctccacagaggaactctggagctctgtcagagtgaccatcgggttcttggtcacctccctgaccaaggcccttctcccccgattggtcagtttggccaggcggtcaGCTCCAGTGAATCATACCATACCCCAATGAATCATAGCATTCCCCAGTGAATCATGAATCACAGTCCTATAGATCAGTGCAGAGGGGGCTGCGCCTGTCCCCATGTGTTAGTACTGCACCctaacattttattttacattttagtcatttagcagacgttcttatccagagcgattcatagttagtgcattcatcttaagatagctaggtgaaaaaaaacacatcacagtcatagcaagtacatttttcctcaataaagtagttatcatCCATCGATCATCTATCTAACGCCTTTCAGTTAGCAGGATGCAGAGGCACGTTCTGAAGTCCTCGAGTGACCTTGTCCGCAGAGTATGTGGTTGGCAGAGTGCTAGAGTAGTAGGAACAAGCTAAGAGGAGGACGGCGCATGCCAAGAAgtcactctttctccctctctacttctctcctcccctcactccctctctctttccatatcCCACTGTCTCCTGCAGTCTTCCCTAAGTACTCCAAGGGCTGTTGCCATGGCAATAAACATTTACTGCCATGTATTTTTTGCTTCCATTGCCCTTTACCTTGCTCAGTCAAATGATATATGTAACTTTGACACTATTATGCAATCCTCAGGTAACCATAGTATGTCTTATCTTAAGCACCGTACAGTACATCTGTGTGGTGATGACCAACcatgcactgtgtgtgtttggg from Coregonus clupeaformis isolate EN_2021a chromosome 12, ASM2061545v1, whole genome shotgun sequence includes:
- the LOC121577587 gene encoding collagen alpha-1(VII) chain-like, translated to MSQHCACGGRELRVVVNTNDPDYEDIYSIESYDDPMAMEQSIHLSPAANQNDGETVTVDPLKAKRPRREVKGEAPVDLCVLPLEEGSCGRFTLRWYFNSQVQACRPFIYSGCEGNANRFLHQETCEERCFPEDTDAVPLKKGR